TTCAGTCATCGCGCGCACGACGACCTTGCGCTGCTCGACCGCCTCGAAGCGCGGATCGGCCACCAACTGCGGCAGGAAATCGCTGCGCATCGTAGCGATAATCCGCAGTGGACGTTCGACCTCCACCGCGTGCTCAGCCAGCAGGCTCAGCGCCTGCTCTCGCTCAACAGGATCGGCCTGGCTGAAAAGCTCTTCAAACTGATCAATCAGGATAAGGTGGAACTTGGAAGCAAATGACTCACCGTCGCGCTCGGCATCCGCAAAAAGGCGTGCCAACGTTGTGCCTGGAAGGCGACCAGGATGATCTATCACCTGGGTCAAGACTTCCTGACCCTTACTGCGCATTTGATCATCTAAGTCAGGGAGCAGGCCAGCCCGCGCCAGCGACGACTTGCCGCTGCCGCTAGCGCCAACGATGAGCAGCAGCCGATCGCCATCAGCAGCGCTCAGTCGCTCAACCAGCGCTCGTACGATGCGCTCGCGGCCAGCGAAGATGTCGCGATCGTTTTCGGTAAAGGCGCGCAGGCCGAGGTAGGGATTCTCCGTGCGCAGGTCAGTGACACCATAGGCGCGCTCTTCGGTGAAAAACGTGCCTTTATAAATATTGCCCTCGGCGTAGTCCCCGCCGTGGGTATTGATCACACGCTGATCAGCCCGCGCAGTATCATCCTGCCCCGGCTGAGTCGAGGGAGCTGTGTCACCAGTATCGTCGGGCATAGGCAGTACCTAAGTTCGGCGTTCAGCCCTCCATGAGTCGTAAAAAATAGGAGGCTCGGGGGCGCAGCCCCCAAAGAAAAACCCTCTTCCACGTCACAAATCAGTTAGGATTGCCATGTGAGTTGCGCGCGCCGATTAGACGCGATCCACGCCCAACGTTACGGCTCAGGCGCGGCGTAAGCCAATGCCTGGTTCTGATGGTTCAACGATATTCTGTGCATAGGCATTGCCGATACGAGTAACCATGGCAAGCGCAACAATAGTCAGAATAATATCAAGTCCATCCGAGATAATGTAGACGATCGCCGACGCCGCATAGCTGCTCACGTTGTCTGCACGCAAGACAAGCCGAAAGGCTAGCCGCCCAAGGAAGTTCGAAATGAGCCACAGTGCCCACCACCACCCGACCAGGGCATGGTCGGTCGCTGCGTTCCTATGGCTAATATCCCAAATCTCCTTCATGGCTTGGTAGGGCTTGTAGAAATTTGCGATTGGAATGAAATACCAGCCGACCGACCAGCCTGGCGTAAACACCATTGATTCCCCTGACAGCATCCGAAGGTTTTTGTTGCTTCTGTAGATCCATCGAAGGAATGTGATCCCAGTAATGACGGTTAAGATGAGCTGAATCAACCCAACGACGATAACCACGACGTCAGAAGGGAGTATGACCTCGTTCACATCGACGTCGGAGGACAGCGTTGAATAGGAGTAGAGGTTATAGAAATCTGTCAGAACCGCAATTGCTAAAACGCCGATGGTAATCTTCAAGAGCGCGCAAAGGGTTTTTGTCAGGGTTGCATGGGGCTTGAGATCCATTGTCGCCTCTCTTGCTCGCTACACGTTGCACCTCAGCATTGCCCGCTGCTCAGTTGTGTACGGTTTTGCCGCGCGGCAAAACCGTACACAAAAATGATTGAACATCAGAGGGATCACCGCAGGCAAAATCTCGTAGGCGAACGGCCTACATACTTAACGCTGCTAACCCCATTTTTGGGACATCACACTTACAAATTCATCAACTCACTTTCTACGATTAACCATCTCCCCGCCGCCTCATCCCACCGCAGCGTGTAGCTCACACGCACGCTGGCCTGCTCAGGCGCAACCGCGCCGCCCTCGCTGTGCAAATCGCCGTTTGGCTCGATAAACGGCCGCAGCGGCTCCAGCGTTAGCAACGCGGCGGCCTCGCTCCCAACGCGGTTGTAGCCCGTCAGCGTGTCGATGATCGCGGCCTCGTCAGGTGGCTGCAGCCGCGCGGTTGCCACAGCTGACTGTGACGCCACTGGCGCCATGGCTGGCAGGCTTGCGCCGCCAGGCAGCGCGAGGCAAACCCAAGAGCGTTGTCACGATGCGCTTATCAGCCTGTTTGCGCTGTGCTTGAGCGGGTGCGTGCTCAGGCCATGCAGCCTCTGCGAGCGCCGACGCTTCAGCCGGCAGCTGCTTGGCCAGGCCGCCAGCAGCGTGGTCGGGCTGATGCCCTTGTAGAGCGGCGGCACGCAGTGCAGCTCGTCCATAGAGCGCGGCAGGCGGGTATCGTCGCGCAGGCGCGTGAACGGGACAATCGGCAGCGCGGGGGCAGCGGCGCGAAGCTGCATACAGGTGTCGTAGCCGTCGAGGCGCGGCAGAGTGTACTGAGCGTCAAAGTGGGTGTCAAGCGCTCCGGGAGCCGCAATTTGGTGCCGCTGGCGCGCTGTCTGCTGCGATGTGCGATGAATCGATTTGAGTGCGAAAAGTGACCGGGCGCACGTTCTTCATGCGCGCAAATCGAGCGTGCTATACTCTACATACACATCTGCCGTTCTTGGGCCAGTTCAGTTCTGCACAAGCGCACCGCTTGAGTATTGGGACAGCAAGAGCCTTTGTTTGAGGAACTACATGGCACAATCCGATTCTTCCCACGAACACCAGACGCGTCCGATTATTCAACATACAACTGGTGGTATCAGCTTGGGCGCGTACAAGCGCATCGAGCAGATGGGTGATCTAGTTGCGGGCAACAAGATTTCGATTGTCGTCTACACCGGCCCAGCTCAGCCACCCGACCATGCAGCTCGTCAGGTGTTCGAACATGCCTATCGTAGCGAGATTATCGCGCGCTACGCTGTTTGGCGCGAGCGCTATGTTCGGCTGCCAATGCAGGCCACCGTACGCGAAGACACTGGCGCGGTATCAGGCCCGTTCTTCGAGCGCGAGGATTTCGTATTCGCAGCGCTAAGCGCCCGGCTTATCTCAGCATCAGCTGGAATTGCCGCGCCCCCGGCCGTTCCCCTCTGCGTGAAGGGCTACAACGCTATCGTGATTTGCTGCTGCTTGGACCGCCTGTCGCGGAGGTGCTTGGAACTATGCTCGATGGCTCGCCCGGTGCGCGTCCCGTGTTCTCCATCTTCCGTCGGCCCGCGCCAGCAGTCTCGGCCTGCGGTTGGTTGCCACACTCACGCCCTCTGCATAGCACTTCCAGAGCCATGTTCCCTACGGGTGGCTAGAGGTTGTTCTAGCCGCCCAGTGCCGAAACAGTTATGGTGAAAGGACTGACTGCGAATGCATACCGAACATGCCGCCAAGCTGGTCGCCGGCGCTCTGCTCGTGGGAGCGAGCCTACTGAGCGGCAATGCTGCGCTGATCACGGCCGCAGGCGGGGTCGGCGTGAATTGGAGCTCGGAGGCGCTTGGCGAGCTGTGGCGCACGGCTCTGCCGCTGGCTCGGCCTGACACACCACTTGTACAGGCGTACGAGCGCGCGCTGCGGCGCGCTGTAACGGAGCTGCGGCGCCAGTACCAGGTTGAATACGGGAAGCAGGCCGGCTCTCAGGCGTTTGCACTCGTCAGCGAATGCTCATCAGTCGTGGCCCAGGCCGAATACCCCAACGGTATCTCAGGTGCGATGGGCATCCAGCAGGCGTTGGTGAGCAACCTCGACGCGCTGCTGTACGGCCACGATGCGCGCCAGGTCGCGTGGATCAAGGAGCGCCTACTCGCACAGGCAGCGCTGGCATTTCAGCACGAGCTGGCCAGCGACCCGGTGGCCTGGCGATTGTTCCACGGCTGGCTGATCCAGCAGATCAGCAACGCAACCGTTGCACTCAGTCAGGCGCTGCGCGACCTGCCGCGCGTGCTGGGCGCCCTGCGCGACACCGATCAGCTGCTCGCCGCGATCGACGACATCACCGAGCGCCTGGAGGCTACCATCGCCGGGCTGCGCGACGAGATGCGGCGGATCGCGGCGAGCGGCGTGCCGGGAGCCAGCCCGACGCGCTCGCATCAGCAGACGATCGGCGACAATGCGCACGTGAGCACAGCCATCAGCGGTGATGTGCATGGCAACATCACGAGCAGCCAGCATTTTGGTGGGGTCAACCTCGGCAGCGGTAACACGATTGAAAGTATGGGCGATGTGGTTGCCGGCAATAAAATCGTGTACTCAGGCCGGCCTGACCCGCCGCTGACTCATGGCAGCTCACTCCAGCAGCAGCTCGACGCGCACCGGGCGCGGATGGGCATACTCGAGCACCAGCGCGCGATCTTCGGCTTCAACACTCGCCCCGAAATCATCCTGGAGATCGAGGCGATCCGCGCCGAGATCGACCGGCTTGAAAGTTTACTCAGAACATAGCTCACGCCCACCGTTTCGGCATCGGACCAGCAGCGAGAACGGGTTGCCGCGCCGGCGCTGTATGAAGGCACCAGATATGACCGAATCTCTGAATGATCAGATTGTTCGCATCGAAGCCGAGATCGCCAAGCTCAAGCAGGCGATCGCATTGCTTGCGGCCTTGCCCACGGCGCAGCACTCCCTTCAAGAGCAGCTCGTAACCGCCGAACGCACGCTGGCCGGACTACAAAGCCAGTCTGGTGGTGCGAATCTCGGGCAGGGCAACCAAATCGGCCAGACCGGCGATATTATTGGCGGCAACAAGATCATATACACCACACCGCCTGGAGATGACCCGACAAGCCTGGTGCGGCGCTACCTGGCCGGTGTCATCCGTGAGACCCGCCGGCTGACGTATGTCGACGCTGACAGCGCCGACGCCGAGCAGGCACCGCTCGCACTCGACCAGATCTATATTCGGCTCGAGGTCGCGGCGCAGGTAGGCGCGGATGGCAAGCCGCTTGGCCAGGCACAGCGACGCGAGCGTGCAAAGCCCGAGCCAGTACGCCAGATGACTGCGCTCGAAGCGCTCGGGTACCATGGCCGGCTCGTGCTGCTCGGCTCGCCTGGCAGCGGCAAGAGCACCTTCGCGCGCCACCTGGCGTACTGTCTGGCCCGCGCCGGATGCGGCGAGGCTCGCCTCGAGCTGCTCGCGCCCGATTGGCGGCGCGGCGCGCTGACGCCGATCTGGGTTGAACTTAGCCCGTTTGCCGACTGGCTGAGCCAGTCCGACACAGGTCAGAGCCCGGGCGAACTGCTGTGGGCCTACCTCGCAGCACAGCACAGCCCGGCGCTGGCGGCCGAGCTGCGCCGCCGGCTCGAAAGCGATACGGCGGTGTTGCTGCTCGACGGGTTCGATGAGGTGCCAGCCGGACAGCTGCTTGCCCGCGTGCGCGCCGCGATCGAGGCGCTGACGGCAACGCGCTCGCCTTCGACGGCGCTGCTGACTTGCCGGGTGCTCGACTATGCCGAGCCGCGCCGGGCGCTACGCGGCTGGCCGACCGAAACCTTGCTGCCGTTCTCCAGTGAGCTTCAGCATGCCTTTATTGCCGGCTGGTTCGGCACGCTCGAGCGCGAGGGGCGCACACTCCAAGGCAGCGCCGCCGAGCTAACCGAACGGCTCCAGCGCGCAGTGCGTGAGAAGGCCGACCTACAGCGGCTGGCCGGCAACCCACTACTGCTCACCATGATGGCCACGCTACAAGGCGCGCGCGGCGAGCTGCCCGACAAGCGCGTTGAGCTATACGAGCAGTGCCTCGACCAGCTGCTGCGGCGCTGGCGCCGCCGCCCTGGCCGGCCCGATCTAGAGGGCTTTCTGGGCATTGAAGACTGGTCGCGTGCCGACACCGACCGCCTGCTCGACCACCTGGGCTATGCGGCCGAAAGCAAGAAGAGCGACGACGCTGCCGACGATGACGACACAGGCCAGACCGGCAGCGCGCACCTGACACGCCGGGGGCTGATCGACGCGGCCGAGGGCGTGTTCGCCAAACATGTATCGAACCCGCTGAGCTATGCCGAGCGGCTATGCGAGTACATCGACACCTATGGCAGCAATGGAATCGTGCAAAAGCATGGACCAGACCACTACCGCTTCCCACACCGCACGTTTCGCGAGTTCCTGGCTGCGCGCCGGCTGATCAGCAACCACGCCTGGCCCGATGAGCCAAAGCTGACGCAGCGGCTAGTGACCCGCGCCACCAGCCCGCAGTGGCACGAGGCGCTGCTGCTGGCCGCCAGCCTGCTCGTAGTCAAGAGTACCGCCGATAGCCTGGCTATGGTCGTGCGCAAGTTGCTGGAAGTCAGAGCCGGCTCGCGAGCATGGGCAGCCAATATTATCGCCGCCGGCGAACTACTGGCGCAGACTGAGCGACGCGAGCTGGAGGGCTTTGGCGAGGCGCGTGTGTGGGATGACACAATCGCGGCGCTGATCCGCCTGCTCGACCAGGCCAAGCAAACCAGGCCGCGCTACGATACCGCAACGCGGGTGCGCGCCGGCCTCGCGCTAGGCCAGTTAGGCGACTTGCGGGCCGGCATCTGTACACTGAATCCAGATTGGTGCGATGTGCCAAAGGGCGAGTTCCTGCTAGGCAGTACCGGCGCGGATGCAGATGCCGATGATGATGAAAAGCCACAGCGCAACGTATGGCTGCCTGACTTCCGCATCAGCCGCTACCCGGTGACTAATGCGCAGTGGCGTGCATTCCTCGATGCCGGTGGATATCGCGAGCGCCAATGGTGGAGCGACGCTGGATGGCAGGCCAAGGAGCAGGGCGGATGGTCCGAGCCGGCGTTGTGGGACGACCCGCGCTTCAACGGCGCGAACCAGCCGGTGGTCGGCGTCTCGTGGTACGAGGCGACCGCGTTCTGCCGCTGGCTCTCGGCCGAGCTTGGCTATGCGGTGAGGTTGCCGAGCGAAGCCGAGTGGGAAAAGGCCGCACGTGGCACCGATGGGCGCATCTACCCCTGGGGCAATGCGTGGGAGGACAACGCCTCGAATGCCGGCGAAAACAGCCTCGATCGGCCAGCCCCGGTTGGCTGTTTCCCACATGATCGCAGCGAGTATGGCCTTATGGATCTGAGCGGTAACATCAGCGAATGGACGGCGACGCCCTGGCGGGATCGATATGATGCGCTGAATGGCACGACAGTCGAGCTGTGGGGGCGGCTGATTGCGCAATCCGAAGCGGAAGATGCAGGTGATGTAGATCTTGCTGACCGTGCTGAGACTGCCGAGGAGGAAAGGCATACTATTCGCGGAGGCGCGTGGAACCTCAATCGGTGGAATGCCCGGTGCGCGGACCGCGACCACTATCATCCGTCGTCCCGCTTCAACGATCTGGGCTTGCGGGTGGTTGCCGCCCTCACGCCCGCTGAGTAGCGCTGCTGGCTGCTGGTTTCGGAAGGGGGTCTGGGGGAAGCCTTTCCCCCAGCCGCGCGTAGCGCGGAATCGCAAATTTTCGTATTGTTGAGCGAGTATGCCGAAAAGTTATCGCCACCTCTGGCCACGCCTCGTCAGCTTCGAGAATCTTCATACAGCATGGCGTAATGCACGCCGCGGAAAGCGAGGACTGCCAGCCGTCGCAAGCTTCGACATTGTTGCCGAAGACATGCTCTTCGAGCTGCAGGCGCAGCTAGAGCAAGATACCTATCGCCCAGGCCGCTACGCTAGCTTCAGGCTTGTTGAAAACGGCAAGCGGCGGATGATCAGCGCTGCCCCGTTTCGCGACAGAGTCGTTCACCACGCGCTGTGCCAGGTGATCGAGCCGATCTTTGAGGCGCGCTTTCACGCCCATTCCTACGCCTGCCGCGTTGGCAAGGGTACCCACCGCGCAATCCGGCGCTGCCAGGAGCTGTCGCGCTGCTATCGCTATGTACTGCAATGCGATGTGCAGCAGTTTTTCCCCTCGATCGATCACGAAGTGCTGCGCACAGTCCTCAGGCGACACATCGCCGATTCGCGCGTGCAATGGCTGATCGATACCATCCTCGATGGCGGAAAAGATGTGCTACGCGAAGAGTACCGGATGGTGTACTTTCCGGGCGACGATCTTTTCGCTGCGACCCGCCCACGCGGCCTACCAATCGGCAATTTGACCAGCCAGTTCTGGGCAAACTGCTACTTGCATCCGCTCGATTTGTTTATCGCGCAGGAACTCCATTGCACGGCATATGTACGCTACTGTGATGATTTCCTGCTGTTCGCCGACGAAAAGGCGACGCTACATCGCTGGCGCTCAGCGGTCGTCGAGCGCCTCGCCTCGCTGCGGCTCACCCTACACGAGGCACGTGCCCAGGTCTTCCCGGCACGCACCGGCATTCCCTGGCTCGGTTGGGTTGTTTACCCAACGCACCGGCTGCTCAAACGGCGGTGTGGCGTTGCATTGGCTCGTAGGCTGCGCGCATCTGCTGCCCAGGTACGTGCCGGGCAGCTCCCACTCGAGCAGCTGACGAATCAGGTGCGCTGCTGGGTCGCTCACGCCGAATGTGGCGACACGTATGGGCTGCGGCGCGCGGCACTGACCGCGTTCTACACGCCGCTACCAGTCGTGCGTGTACTGTGGGAAGCAATCGCACAGCTCGGCTTCCGCAATGTGCCGTCGTTTCGGATGCTCGAACCAGCTGCCGGCATCGGCAATATCATTTCGGCAATGCCGCCACAGCTGCGCGCATTGGCGCAGATTACGGCAATCGAGCTTGAGCCGCTGTCGGCGCGCATGCTGGGGCACATTCATCCCGATATCACGCTGTATGCTGGCAAAGGCTTTCAGGATGTCAATCTGCCCGAGCACCGTTTCGACCTTGCGATCTCGAATGTTCCGTTCGGCGATGTCGGTGTTGCCGACCACTTCAAGAAGCGGCTAATGCGCTGCTATCGCTATTCATTAACCGCCAAGTCCTAGCCATACCAGCAGCATTCGAGGCATGGCTAGAGGAACACCACGCCTCGGACAGGGAGCTGTGGGTCGGCTACTACAAGGTGGGTTCCGGCCAGCCCAGCCTCACCTGGCCTGAGTCAGTCGATGAAGCGCTCTGCTTTGGCTGGATTGATGGCCTGCGGAAGACGATCGACGCGCAGCGCGATCGCATCCGCTTCACGCCGCGCAAGCCCGGCAGCACCTGGAGCGCGCTCAACGTCGCGCGGGTCGCGGCGCTCACGGCCGAGGGCCGCATGCGCCCGGCGCGGCCAGACGACCAGCTGCGGCTGCCGGGGTGGGAGTGATGTACCACGTTGGCTGAGCGTTCAGCCACGTGTCGTTCAACGGGAGGACATGCTATGGCCATTACGCGCATGGACAACGTCGGCATCGTGGTCGAATCCCTCGATACCGCTATCGCTTTTTTCACCGAGCTTGGCCTGCAGCTCGAAGGGCGCGCCATGATCGAAGGCGAGTGGGCCGGGCGCGTCACCGGGCTGGGCCACCAGCAGGTTGAGATCGCGATGCTGGTCACGCCCGATGGCCACAGCCGGCTCGAGCTCTCGCGCTTTCTCACCCCACCGGTCGTCGCTGATCACCGGAACGCCCCGGTGAACGCGCTCGGCTACCTCCGCGTCATGTTCGCCGTGGACGACCTCGACGATGTGCTTGCCAGGCTCCGCACGCGCGGCGCGCAGCTCGTCGGCGACGTGGTGCAGTATGCGGACTCGTATCGGCTCTGCTATATCCGCGGGCCTGAAGGCCTGCTCATCGGGCTCGCCGAACAGCTCGCGTGACGCGTTCCCTAAGAGGCGCAGAACCGCCTGTGCGGTAACAGAACGCCTGCTGGTATACGCTGCGCAACCAATCGAGAGATGGGAGTCCTGATGACAACCACCGATGGCCGCTCGCAGCTGCGGCGAAGCGGGCGCGAGCTGGTGATGCCGACCCAGGCGCTCATGCTGCGCTTCCGGATTGAATTCCAGGAGCGCGACCCGCTGATCTGGCGCACGATTGAGGTGCCGGGCGACTCCACCTTCTGGGATCTCCACGTCGCCATCCAGGATGCGATGGGCTGGCTCGACGAGCACCTGCACCGCTTCACGATGCCTCATCCGCGCACGAAGCAGGAGCGGGTCTTCAGTATTCACAATCTGAGCCAGGACTGCGACGACCCGCCGGGCAGGGCGCACCAGGTCGCGTCGATGTTTACCGTCCGCAACGACACGGCGCTGTACGCGTATGATTTCGGCGACGGCTGGCGCCATACCGTGCGGCTGGTTGATACGGTGCGCCGCGACTTCACGCTCCGCTCCCCACGCTGCGTCGGCGGGGAGCGGGCCTGCCCACCCGAGGACTGCGGCGGGATCCACCGCTTTGGCGAGATTGTCGCCGGCCTGGCGACCAAGACCCTCGATACGGTGCGCCGCGCGTGGCTGCCCAAAGGCTATAACCCGGCCCGCTTCGACCCGGCTGCCGTGCGCTTCAGCGACCCGGCCCGGCGGCTGGCATACAGCTGGTATGGCAACGCTGCGGCAGGGGATGACCCGTTTGGGGTGTAGAGTGCGCGTTCGCCGAAAACAAAAACGCCGCGGTAGCCCTCAGGCTACCGCAGCATTCGTAGAGCTCGCTTTACACGTTCTTCAGAAACGCTGGACAAGCTGATCGTCAGTCGCGCTTAGCGTCGTACCAGCGGCAGGAATATCCCCACTGTCTTAGTCGAAACACTCAGCTGATATCCGTTGCCGCATCCGCCTGCATTGGGGTTCCAGTGACGAACCTGCAGGTAGTAGGTACCACTTGCAGGTGCTGTCCATTCGATCTGAGACGCCAGCGTGTCGCCGTAGTCGTCATTCGATGCCAGCAGCGTTGTCCCATCCTGGCTATATAGCGCGATCTGCGTGTCGGCCGATGTGCCGAGCGCAAATGTGCGTAGGATATACGCCGTGCCCGCAGTCGCTTCAAACCGCACCCAATCCAGATCATCAACCTTGTCGAAGGTGTGCGTCTGTGGCTGACCGAGCTGGATAGGCTTTGCTTGGGCTGTGGTGTCGTCACCTTCGAAACTGTCTGCGCTTGCCAGGCATATCTGCGGACCATTGAGGATATTGTTACTACGGTTCGAATCGTTGAGAGCCCCGAGTGAGTCGACCTGCGCTGCCAGATCGAACGTCTGATCCGCCGCTGGCGTTGCCTGTACTGAGGCAAGGGCCGGGATCGCCGTTTCAGCCAGGACAGTTGTGAGCGTGATGGTCTCACCTGCTGCAATAGGCGCGTTCACCCAGAATCCTACGCCATTGCTCAGATCGCCTGGTCCTGTCGGGGTGTGGTTGCCATACAGGTGGACGAAAAACTCGTTGTACGTGGGGAATGCGCCCTGGTTCTTTAGTGTCGCCTGTACAAGGATGCCGCCCCCCGGATTGGGCGATGTCTCAAGGCTCTGTATCACCACATCAGTCGCGCCAACGGTCACTGGCCGCAGCTCGGCGCCAGCCGCCGCCGTTGGATCCACGCTGACCTTCGCATATGGGAACGATGTCAGCGCTGCGGCTGAGATCTTCACTTGGTCTATGTCACCGATGAAGAGCTCGCCTCCATAGGTCGTATCACCAACCATCAGGGTTGCGCTCGATGGGCGAATCGCGTTCCCGTTTGCGTAGACCCAGCCGCGCTCAACGCCATCAACCCAGATACGAACGAAGGGACCATCGTAGATACCAGCGACGTGGTACCACTGATTGGCGTTGAGGCGGAGCGAACTGACCGCGCCGTATTCGCCGCCCTCGACTGAGACGATGAAGAGGGGATACCCGTCGCGTAGTAGGATGCGGAACGCCGAGCCGGCGGTACTGCTGATCTTGCTGACGATATTTCGCGTGCGGTTGTCGATCACTGTCGGCCGTACCCAGGCCTCAACCGTGATCTGGTTGCCAAAGCGCTGGCTTGGGCTATCAGGGATCAGTACCCTCGATGCGCCATCGAAGCGGAGCCCGCTCCAGAATCGCCCCTGCGGCCATGGTTGCGCAAAGTTGCCGCTCAGTGTGCCGTTGTTCCCATTCCCCGAAGCATCAGAAACGGTGCTGCCGCTGCCCTCATTGAAGTATAGTAGAAGGCGTGTATTCGGATCGGGTCTTGGCTGAAACACATCCGTCGCCTGGTAGCCCGGATTCGTGGCCTGCGCGTTCCCATAGTACAGGCTATATGCATTTGAGGAGCCGCCTGCGGGGATGTCTGCTGCGGCTGGGAACCAGATATCAACCGCCGTCGGGCTGAAGGTCAGGATCTGGCGCGCAAGCTCGGTCTGGTCGTTATAGACAAGCCGCACATCGTCGCCCTTCTGCGCCGATAGCGACCCGTTGTAGATCTCGGAGGCAGTCGGCGTCGTGCTGCTATCAAAGTGGAGCAGCACTGGGTAGGCCGCAGGCAGCACGCCGTCAGCCATACGGTTTGAGACTACCACCGTGCGCTTTGAGGCATATGCATTATTCCACCAGGCAAGCGGCGGGCGATGTGCCGGGTCGATCCGGACGCTGATATCAGGGTTGGTCGGGTACGCTTCTACATTTCCAGCGATGTCACGGGCGCGAGTGCGGAACTCATAGGTGCGGCCGGGCTGTCCGGTGAAGATTGCCGAGGCATAAGGGTACCCGGTCAGCCAATCGGTCCACTGGCCATCGGGGAGGCTGCGCACCTGCACGTCATAGGTGTAAACTCCTGAGGCATTGTCGTTCCCATCCCACGAGACGGCAAACTGATTCTCGTAGGTCAGCGAGGAAGTGCGCTGGGTATTGACGGCTGAGACCGGCGGAACCTGATCGATCCCGAACCAGCCCGGCAAGTCCTGATCCATCACCCCAATCTCGTTGG
The sequence above is drawn from the Candidatus Kouleothrix ribensis genome and encodes:
- a CDS encoding DUF4328 domain-containing protein — protein: MDLKPHATLTKTLCALLKITIGVLAIAVLTDFYNLYSYSTLSSDVDVNEVILPSDVVVIVVGLIQLILTVITGITFLRWIYRSNKNLRMLSGESMVFTPGWSVGWYFIPIANFYKPYQAMKEIWDISHRNAATDHALVGWWWALWLISNFLGRLAFRLVLRADNVSSYAASAIVYIISDGLDIILTIVALAMVTRIGNAYAQNIVEPSEPGIGLRRA
- a CDS encoding SUMF1/EgtB/PvdO family nonheme iron enzyme gives rise to the protein MTESLNDQIVRIEAEIAKLKQAIALLAALPTAQHSLQEQLVTAERTLAGLQSQSGGANLGQGNQIGQTGDIIGGNKIIYTTPPGDDPTSLVRRYLAGVIRETRRLTYVDADSADAEQAPLALDQIYIRLEVAAQVGADGKPLGQAQRRERAKPEPVRQMTALEALGYHGRLVLLGSPGSGKSTFARHLAYCLARAGCGEARLELLAPDWRRGALTPIWVELSPFADWLSQSDTGQSPGELLWAYLAAQHSPALAAELRRRLESDTAVLLLDGFDEVPAGQLLARVRAAIEALTATRSPSTALLTCRVLDYAEPRRALRGWPTETLLPFSSELQHAFIAGWFGTLEREGRTLQGSAAELTERLQRAVREKADLQRLAGNPLLLTMMATLQGARGELPDKRVELYEQCLDQLLRRWRRRPGRPDLEGFLGIEDWSRADTDRLLDHLGYAAESKKSDDAADDDDTGQTGSAHLTRRGLIDAAEGVFAKHVSNPLSYAERLCEYIDTYGSNGIVQKHGPDHYRFPHRTFREFLAARRLISNHAWPDEPKLTQRLVTRATSPQWHEALLLAASLLVVKSTADSLAMVVRKLLEVRAGSRAWAANIIAAGELLAQTERRELEGFGEARVWDDTIAALIRLLDQAKQTRPRYDTATRVRAGLALGQLGDLRAGICTLNPDWCDVPKGEFLLGSTGADADADDDEKPQRNVWLPDFRISRYPVTNAQWRAFLDAGGYRERQWWSDAGWQAKEQGGWSEPALWDDPRFNGANQPVVGVSWYEATAFCRWLSAELGYAVRLPSEAEWEKAARGTDGRIYPWGNAWEDNASNAGENSLDRPAPVGCFPHDRSEYGLMDLSGNISEWTATPWRDRYDALNGTTVELWGRLIAQSEAEDAGDVDLADRAETAEEERHTIRGGAWNLNRWNARCADRDHYHPSSRFNDLGLRVVAALTPAE
- a CDS encoding group II intron reverse transcriptase domain-containing protein; translation: MPKSYRHLWPRLVSFENLHTAWRNARRGKRGLPAVASFDIVAEDMLFELQAQLEQDTYRPGRYASFRLVENGKRRMISAAPFRDRVVHHALCQVIEPIFEARFHAHSYACRVGKGTHRAIRRCQELSRCYRYVLQCDVQQFFPSIDHEVLRTVLRRHIADSRVQWLIDTILDGGKDVLREEYRMVYFPGDDLFAATRPRGLPIGNLTSQFWANCYLHPLDLFIAQELHCTAYVRYCDDFLLFADEKATLHRWRSAVVERLASLRLTLHEARAQVFPARTGIPWLGWVVYPTHRLLKRRCGVALARRLRASAAQVRAGQLPLEQLTNQVRCWVAHAECGDTYGLRRAALTAFYTPLPVVRVLWEAIAQLGFRNVPSFRMLEPAAGIGNIISAMPPQLRALAQITAIELEPLSARMLGHIHPDITLYAGKGFQDVNLPEHRFDLAISNVPFGDVGVADHFKKRLMRCYRYSLTAKS
- a CDS encoding VOC family protein; the protein is MAITRMDNVGIVVESLDTAIAFFTELGLQLEGRAMIEGEWAGRVTGLGHQQVEIAMLVTPDGHSRLELSRFLTPPVVADHRNAPVNALGYLRVMFAVDDLDDVLARLRTRGAQLVGDVVQYADSYRLCYIRGPEGLLIGLAEQLA
- a CDS encoding plasmid pRiA4b ORF-3 family protein; the encoded protein is MTTTDGRSQLRRSGRELVMPTQALMLRFRIEFQERDPLIWRTIEVPGDSTFWDLHVAIQDAMGWLDEHLHRFTMPHPRTKQERVFSIHNLSQDCDDPPGRAHQVASMFTVRNDTALYAYDFGDGWRHTVRLVDTVRRDFTLRSPRCVGGERACPPEDCGGIHRFGEIVAGLATKTLDTVRRAWLPKGYNPARFDPAAVRFSDPARRLAYSWYGNAAAGDDPFGV